The DNA region GGCTCGAGTGGAACCGGTTCAACGGCTCCCTCCCCCCGCTGAACCAGACCCTGCTTGGCTCCTTCAATGTCTCCGGGAACAACCTCACCGGGCCTGTCCCCGCGACGGAAACCCTGTCCCGGTTCGGTTCCTCATCTTTCTCGTACAACCCGGGCCTCTGTGGCGAGACAGTGAACCGAGCGTGCCGCTCAAAGGAGCCGTTCTTCGGCGGGCCTCCTGCCGGCGGCGCCTCCGTACCGGCGCCGCTGGGTCAGAGCGCAGAGTCACAAGGGGCGGCTGCGATCGGGCTCTCGCCGCCACTTGTGTCGCCGAAGAAGCACAAGAAGACTGGAATAGTACTCGGGTTTACTGTTGGGGTTCTTGTGCTGATTTCAGCTGTAGCAATCGTTTTCGCATTGATCAAAGCTCGAAGGAACAAGAGCGGCGATGAGAGTCGATCAATCGGCCCAAAAGAGCCTTCAGCGATAGCTCCAGATGTAGCGGAGCCCCCACCTTTTTCCGCAGTTCCCATTCAGAAGCCAGTGATGGAGGCAAAGGGCAATGTCGAAGAAGCGCCACCGAGGGTTCAGAGAAGAAGCGGTTGCTTGGTGTTCTCTGCAGGTAAAAACTTGTAATGCATTTGAAAACTGTCTTTGTGTTATTGACAATCGCATTTGTGCAGGGGAGCCAGAGCTCTACACTCTGGAGCAGCTGATGAGGGGGTCGGCAGAGCTTCTGGGGAGGGGATCGATGGGGACGACGTACAAGGCTGTTCTTGACAATCAGCTCATTGTGACGGTTAAGCGGCTGGACGCGAACAAGACTGCCTCCACCGGGGAGGAGGCGTTCAAGCAGCACATGGAGGCCGTGGGCGGGCTGAGGCACCCAAATATGGTTCCTGTGAGGGCTTACTTTCAGGCCAAGGGAGAGAGGCTGGTGATCTTCGATTACATGCCCAATGGCAGCCTCTACAATCTGATCCACGGTGAGGGTCTAACTCTAGTCCTGTGCTTTACTAATTCGATCGAATTAAATCTTTTGTTATATGGTAAAATTACGAGTTGCATTGATACCGGCTCGCTTTAACTAGATGATTGTTCGAGAAACTGTTAAACACAATCTGATGCTACTCAATGCAGTCTGTCAGGCTCTTTAGATGCAAGTATCGATTTAAACAATAGGTAGGCACGGGATTGAGTATCGTGCAGAGCAGAGGGTGCCAATTAGGTTGCTAGTTCAATTTCTGGAATCTTCATTAGCGGAATTACGGCTTTGAACGTGGTCTTGCATGCACCTAAAGAGTCCATGGAGTTCACAAGAGTGTAGTAAAGATGATTGAACGAGTTCTGCCGGCCTGTTTAGTAACATCTGTGGGGGCTGCATAGCTAATGCATAAACTTTGTCTTGTTACGATAATGGGGTTTTAGTCAATAACAAGTTTATGTTCACATCGAAGGTTGTGTTGGGTTAACATCAAGAGTGGCCCTACATGAGGAATTGGGTTGGTGGGATGCCTGTTATCGCATGAGACCCGTTGTGGGTGGGCCTTTTACTTGCCAATATTGGTCAATCTGTGGCTTGAGGTCCTGCGATAATTGTTGCAGCTTTTTCGTGCCCAATCGCATATCGGCATGTTCTAACGGCAATGCAATATTGGCTGCTAGTTTGAAGAAGGCTTCTAGCCTATGCCCCGCATGGTAGATTCTTTCAAACCGGGGCCAATCTTTACGGGGAAAGTTGAAATGTTTTGTAACACAAAATTGGATGAAGCAGAAGTTTTCCGTTCATTCAGTACCGTTGGCTCAGTAACAAGTTCTCTGATATAGTACTTTCTGTCGGGATTCATCCTCTTTTCCTCTAATTAAAAGGCACAAGATAGAGTTTTATGACTGAAAGTAGTGAAATCTCTCGCAGGTTCGAGATCTGCGAGAGCAAAGCCTCTCCATTGGACATCATGTCTGAAGATCGCCGAGGATGTAGCCCAGGGGCTAGGATACATCCACCAATCATCGAGGCTCATACACGGGAATCTCAAGTCTTCCAACATCCTCCTTGGGCCTGACTTCGAGGCCTGCCTGACCGACTACTGCCTCTCTACCCTCGCCGCTGAGGGCTCCACCCATGACCATGAGGACCCTGACTCCTGGGCCTGTAGGGCTCCCGAAGCCCGCAAATCGCCCACCCGTGCTGGCCCCAAGTCAGATGTCTACGCCTTCGGAGTCTTGCTGCTAGAGCTTTTAACAGGCAGGCACCCCTCCCAGCACCCATACCTGGCCCCGCCGGAGATGCCAGGGTGGGTCCAGGCAGTCAGGGAGGACCACGATGGAGAGGACCACAGACTCGGGATGCTCGTCGAGGTGGCAGCAGTTTGTCGGTCGGCCTCCCCTGAGCATCGGCCCATCATGTGGCAGGTCCTGAAGATGATACAGGAGATCAAGGAAACTGTGATGGCGGAGGATAGTAATGCCTAGTCTTGAGATGATTTTCGTAAAGATTGTATTCCCCGGTCGAAAGGGAGTCTTTATCGAGGATGAATGGAGAATGAAGATTTTTAGGTTTCCACACACTCATTCAACTCGATTGAAGCATATTGTAAGGTATCAAATCTTTTATCTAGGATTAGATCGAGTATAGGAATGGGAACATTTCTGCCCAAGACCGGAAGGTCATGTTTAATACTTGGGTTGGGACAGGATATTGGAGTGGGGTGAGATGAAATTTCAAATCCTAtgaatttacaatttattatGATCAAGTGTTTGGAATATGTCTAGATTTAGAAATTAAGAATGATCATAT from Punica granatum isolate Tunisia-2019 chromosome 3, ASM765513v2, whole genome shotgun sequence includes:
- the LOC116200789 gene encoding probable inactive receptor kinase At5g67200 isoform X2 — protein: MHVIASLVFFIFPLSAAAGAVSSPDLSALIPNDAASLLAFKTSADLDNALHYSLTERFDFCQWRGVKCAQGRVVRFVLQGSGLRGSFAPATLSRLDQLRVLSLQNNSLSGPVPDLSPLSSLRSLFLGHNHFSGPFPASIVSLHRLRVLDLSFNNFSGLLPPSLTVLDRLDTLRLEWNRFNGSLPPLNQTLLGSFNVSGNNLTGPVPATETLSRFGSSSFSYNPGLCGETVNRACRSKEPFFGGPPAGGASVPAPLGQSAESQGAAAIGLSPPLVSPKKHKKTGIVLGFTVGVLVLISAVAIVFALIKARRNKSGDESRSIGPKEPSAIAPDVAEPPPFSAVPIQKPVMEAKGNVEEAPPRVQRRSGCLVFSAGEPELYTLEQLMRGSAELLGRGSMGTTYKAVLDNQLIVTVKRLDANKTASTGEEAFKQHMEAVGGLRHPNMVPVRAYFQAKGERLVIFDYMPNGSLYNLIHGCVGLTSRVALHEELGWWDACYRMRPVVGGPFTCQYWSICGLRSCDNCCSFFVPNRISACSNGNAILAASLKKASSLCPAW
- the LOC116200789 gene encoding probable inactive receptor kinase At5g67200 isoform X1, whose protein sequence is MHVIASLVFFIFPLSAAAGAVSSPDLSALIPNDAASLLAFKTSADLDNALHYSLTERFDFCQWRGVKCAQGRVVRFVLQGSGLRGSFAPATLSRLDQLRVLSLQNNSLSGPVPDLSPLSSLRSLFLGHNHFSGPFPASIVSLHRLRVLDLSFNNFSGLLPPSLTVLDRLDTLRLEWNRFNGSLPPLNQTLLGSFNVSGNNLTGPVPATETLSRFGSSSFSYNPGLCGETVNRACRSKEPFFGGPPAGGASVPAPLGQSAESQGAAAIGLSPPLVSPKKHKKTGIVLGFTVGVLVLISAVAIVFALIKARRNKSGDESRSIGPKEPSAIAPDVAEPPPFSAVPIQKPVMEAKGNVEEAPPRVQRRSGCLVFSAGEPELYTLEQLMRGSAELLGRGSMGTTYKAVLDNQLIVTVKRLDANKTASTGEEAFKQHMEAVGGLRHPNMVPVRAYFQAKGERLVIFDYMPNGSLYNLIHGSRSARAKPLHWTSCLKIAEDVAQGLGYIHQSSRLIHGNLKSSNILLGPDFEACLTDYCLSTLAAEGSTHDHEDPDSWACRAPEARKSPTRAGPKSDVYAFGVLLLELLTGRHPSQHPYLAPPEMPGWVQAVREDHDGEDHRLGMLVEVAAVCRSASPEHRPIMWQVLKMIQEIKETVMAEDSNA